Genomic DNA from Naumovozyma dairenensis CBS 421 chromosome 11, complete genome:
ATATTGATTCATTCCAagtattattgaatttggaTGAGTTACTCCAAGCTGGTTCCGTCGAAGAATACACGCAAAAGTTCAATGAAATGAGAACTTTGTTGCCACCTAATTATTTTAGCGATGAAGCGTATTTGAACAAATACATTGGTGGACTAAAGCCTGAATTGAGAAAGGATCTGCGTCTGCATAATCCAATGTCACTGTTCGATGCAACCGAAATTTCCATGAGAAGTACTGCACTTACTACGTCTGCTCCTAGTACTAAACCTTGCGCCATTGATTTCAGTGCTCCAGCATCAGTTGCTAACAATAATGCAGGTTCTGCCCCCATGGAAATCGACTTTGTAAGAACCTCCCATCCAGAGAGGTCATTCAATAAACGAGGCCGTAACTTTAATGCCAACAAAAGAGGTGACCAAAGTAACAACTGGAGAAATAAGTTCAGAGAGGTTTGCTTAGCCAATGGGTTCTGTTTAAATTGCGGTAAGCCTGGTCACACAAAAGCCCAATGCAAGGAGGCGAGCAACCCtcaatattaaatcatACCGTAGTGAGTCTGGTGAAAACATTCCGTCTGGTGAAGACATTCCGTCTGgtgaagataatgaacCTCGTGAACTgttagaaaatgaattatacCCGTTAGTTACGGATCCCATCGTTGGGAAGAGGAAGGAGTTCGACTGTCTGGTTAAGAATGGTCAAAGTATCACTGTATTATTGGATACAGGTGCGTCAACATCAATTATTTCCCATAACTTAGTGAAGAAACTGTCATTGGTTAAATGTAAGGCTCCACCGTTACGAATTCGGGGTGTGGTGAAGGATCAACATACATATTGTCAAACTGCTGTGGTTATTTCAGTGCAGGTGCACGGTTATTGGTATGATATTGCTGGTTATGTTAACGATAAGGTCCCTGACAAACTCATTATGGGTAATTCGATCCTAGAACTCCATCCTGAATTATTTTCCTCTCCAGTCAGTAGCATTGAATGTGATTTTATACGTGAGGGTACAATTGAAGATTATTATGGTAAAGAGATagaagaaattttcattatcgaCATAGAAAACACACGCGAGAAAGTTATAGAAAAAGACTCATTTGCGACATTACCTCGAAATCTACAGgagaaatttaaagataCAGTTAAGAATGATTTAGGAAAATTAGACACAGATAGAGAGGAAATTGTTGAACATGAGATTGATATAGAAGAGGGTGAAAGACCACCAAGACAACAACCATATAGACTATCACCCAAATTAGAGAAAGTAACATCGAATCTGGTTAAcgaattattagataatgGCTTCATAACTCCATCTAAATCCTCATACTCGTCGCCTATTGTATTagtaaagaagaaagatgGCTCGTACCCCGGTTATGTGTAGATTACCGAGCCCTCAATAAGGTGACTTTAAAGGACCCATTTCCTTTACCTAGATTAGAAATACTGTTCTCAAAGATTGGTCAAGCTAAATATTTTACTACGCTGGATTTACATAGTGCTTATCACCAAATCCCTATGAGGAAaacagatgaagaattaacGGCTATTGTCACTCCATTTGGTAAATACCAATATAAGGTTATGCCGTTTGGTTTGGTTAATGCACCTAGCACATTTGCTCGTTTTATGACAAATATATTCCAGGAATTGGACTTCGTTGTGGTTTATTTGGATGATATCTTAATTTTCAGTAATAATTTAACTGAACATTGGAAGCATGTAGAATTAGTCCTCAACAAATTGCAACAATACAAACTTATCgcaagaagaagaaatgttACTTTGCTCAGTCATCGGTAGAGTTTTTAGGTCACAGGGTAAGTGCTCAGGGAATCGTTCCCTTAAAGGATAAATGTACAGCAATTGAAAGCATGGTTGTTAAACCAGAGGTTAAGTCGGTACAACGATTCTTAGGAATGTGTAACTTCTATCGCAGATTTATTCCAGAATGTAGTAAGCTATGTCGCTCGTTAATCGAATTTACATCTAAGAAGGCTGATTGATCGCATGAACAAGAACAGAGCATCaggaaattaaaagatgCTTTAATGAATCCTCCACTCTTGACTCCGTTTGTTGTTGGTAAAGAATATCAGTTAACTACTGGGGAAATGCAACTAGACATATCCTAATTTAGTACCTAACCAGCTAGTAATTTACCGATGAGCATTGTTAACAGATCTAATGTTTTTACCCGAAGCAATGATATGTGGAAACCCAGGAAAGCAGAAAATATACCGAAATAGGAGATCGATAACATCTCTAGCACTAATATGTTTAGCACAAGGCATTATTCGGAGACCTCTCAACGGTAATCATGAACATAACTCAATAGGTATTAGTAGTAGGTAAATCAGTGAGGAATTCAATAGCGATTAGTGACCATCTTCCATATTGAATAGTTAATGTCATAAATAGAGCTTGATGTTTTTCGGTGATATTGTCTCATTAATTGACAACTTTGTACAGAATTTAACATATTTTTCTATTGAAGAATGGATAGTTGTCGAGTAGTAAATAGCCATGGTTCGATTCTTTAAGAATGATTAGTATAATATTCTTCCCTTTAGGGCtaatttcaacaatttcaataagCTCGTAAGTCGAAAATAGGATAGACAACAATGCCTGTTCCTACCTCCATTAAATGGTGGTTGGTTTGCTTGAACAACAGAAATGATGTTGTTGATTGGGTAagtttcattttctatGAAAGATACTTAGTCAAAAGCAAATCGTCATGTAAAGGTTCCTCAGAAAGGATGGTATCGAAAACCCCCGAAACAAAGtattatatttgatgaaaCTTCGATCCAAGTCCTGGGAGGACAATTCATAGAAAACCATCAAGCCTTGGACAAAAGTGATCTGGTACGAAAAAAATTTTTGGATAAAAAAGTACAGTAATTAGCAGAGGACGATAGATGTGGAATCTATCGACATCAACTCACAACTGCGGAGAATTTACATaatctaattcatcaaacTCCTTTCTTATATGACGGTTAGCAAATGATATGGGAATGACTTAGAAGGGAGGCTAGATGGtcatcttttaaatttctcGTTCGATAGTCGGTACTTCAATAAAAGAATAGTATATAATTGGCTTTCATGAAACGTTGcctatttttatatataacgttgttaggaaaaaaaaattttcatcagGTGATCAAATTAAGGCTTAACGCGAATAGAAGTCGTAACGCTAGATATGATgtgatatgatatgatatgatatgatatgatatgatataatatCATATGGTTTTTTACGTACatctatatttatttatgcACACggatattattattaagaaaaagagtccttattatttttttaaataacAATTATGAAGAATAGTATATTAAATATGGCATATACttttaaatcttcatcCCGACTGGTAAAGTCAATGATCTTTTCACGGTAGTAACTGGAACGGAAAGAAGACTTGAACTCATACTAACGTTATGAAAGACATTATTCATCGTTGTTAATGGTGGTAAAGTATTAAAATTTGTGGTACTAacttgatgatgataatttaaCTTCTCATCCAATTCTTCAGTATCACTTTCATCAGTCTCGTTTTCCATTAATTGAGAACCATTTGAACTTGACATAATAGACACAAAatcatcttcctcttcttcttcttcttcttcttcttcttcactttcttcttgaatACCGTATAATAAAGGAGACATAACTgtattagaagatgatgaatatgtttgttcttgttcaaATTTCGAAATTTGATACCTTAACATGATTCTCTTTGTAATAACGTATCTCAAATATTGTCCGATAAcatcttgtaattgttCCTTGGAATCCTCCATGCCTGAGTCTGAgttattatcttcttcaatttcacTTAGTACGTTCATTGAATTGATatctattatatattcatcatcGTATTCATCTTCGTCTTGTTCGTTGTCGGGTTCTTCATGGATTGTGTTatgttgatgatgactTGATAATGGGATTACTTTATTCTTGACGACTATGGATGGTTGTCTAATTACGTTTGAATTCAGTGAggctgatgatgataactGTGGTGTAGTTGTTGCTATGTTTGTACGGTTACGAATGAATCTAGATTGAGTTGtattatttcttgtaatttgttgttgttgatttaaTCTTGGtgatgttattattgaatgagAGGGAGTTGCTGTTGATGAATGTAATGTTGATGCAGCTCTCCTTATTGAAGATGCTGTACGACGTAATGAGGTtgtgttattgttgttacGGTTGGTGATGGGGTTTTGAATGATTGGTGAAGTTGGAGAAGAGATAATTTTGTTAATGTTTTTAATTGATGGGGATGGAGtaatagaagaagaacgTTTTTGTAAGTTTGTTACATATCCGtttgttcttttcaaatgaGAAGTTTCAGGAGAAAAGTTTTTATTTGTAGATACTCTTGAATGtgttttcaattgaatgtttttgtttgtaGTCTTTTTAGTATTAATCAATGGTGATTTTATATTAGATTTCATATTGGAAGTAGAAGAgacatattttttatttttattcttattcttattcttattgAATAGTTTACTTCTGATCATGAATCTTaactttttcaaagttttctttaatttaataCCTATCATGGTGAAATAATACAATAGACCACCTTTACATCTAATTGCATTTgatcttttcaaagaagattttgaagattttgaagTTGGGTTTCTGGTTTTAGTAGTGGTATGGTGGCTTTTTGGAAGAGTTTTCTTTTGAGAAGGAGATATTGCTGTAGTAGGAGATGATAACTTTTGTTTCACCTTTTTTGGACTTTGTATTtgtgatatttttttcttactACTTTTTTTAGTTGGAGAAGAAAGAGTaccatttgaagaaattgatggAACTTGTTTAATGGTTGGAACACGTCGAAGGTTGGTTTGTTCTTTAGATAAAGAATGATATGATGTGGAGGAGAAGGTGGAGGTGTTGGAGGATGCTGATGAGTGGTTtctattgatattatttgttgatAGTTTATCGattgaagatgattcaGATGATGTAGCAGAGACTATTGCgtatgaaatattatcagCTGTAGGTATTGAATAAAGTGTACTTCTCTTGGTGACATCTGTTGTACAATTAGTGGACACGCTTGGATTTGTTGATACGTATTTCTTAAATGAAGGcgatgaagaagagaaatATGATATGGAAGAAGGTGGTAACTTCTCAGCAGCCAGATGTTTTGAATGACTGTTGCTCGTATTTGATACGGGGAATAATTTTGGTGAAGTAGTAGTGTTATCAGAAATATTAGCGAAAGAATAGTAGccattagaagatgaagaataagtatttgtatttgtatttgaatTAGTGTTTGTAGAGAAAGTATAATCTGATTTAATTTGAGACAAgttatcatcttcattgcTATTATTGTCATGCAATGCCAAATTATCGtttaaaagatgatgattatttaaatcgTATTCATTTTTGGGGCTAGTAACAATTTTAGGTAAGTTTTCATTTGAGGGGAATTTAAAACCCATTTGTTCCcctttgaaagatttagtTTTTGTTCTAGTAGGTGTCCTAATAATCATTGACATCGTATGGGTATGGGGTATGGTTTTTTTTGAGTGTATGCTCGATTGAGATGTCGATGGGAGAGGACATTATTCCTTGAATAAAGGAATCATGTATGAACGGgtatgaatatatatagatatatatatatatgtatattgTAATTAGTTGATTGCATAGTGAGTGGGTATTTGTCAACTCTATGGTATATCCCTCTGTATTTATGGATGTAACCCAGCAATGTCAATATGAGCTGACATACTTACGCACTATACTACAGTATACTtttatgatattttcaCCAGCAATTCTACTTGTCGCAAAAAAAAGGGAATGGCTGTGCAAGGTTGAAGGGTTACCCGGAGTCTGACAACCAGCCAGCCTATCATCACCTCGCCTCACCCAGACACCGCAAAGTTTCCAGTAGGCTCGGCGgctaatttaattgaaaagatgtagtatagtataaattagtatagtatatataatacacACAGAACAACCAAAAATGTTACCAGATCATATACAGTATACGTCTGATTCTATTATAACCTTCTACTTGCTACGCTTACTCATGAGAAGGAATCCCTAGGTAAACGGAAATGAAGCACAGTATACAAAACCTGATTGTTGTATTCTTGAAATTGTATTGTGTTGTAAGAAAAAAGCAGTATTAAGTAGAAGTTACAGCTTGTAAAAATACACGTTACCTTAGACTGTATGCATGAATACGTACACACacacatacatacatacatacatacatacatacatatgtatttgaaatgaattggaatttgCACCGCGTTCGCGTTTCcatatttacatttttttgatgaaatttttgaaatttcaatcTTTCAATAGTACGTACATACGTATATACGAGAAGAGGtgggaaaaaaaattactgaGATGAGCTGCTAGTTACTAGCTACTATAAATCTATATCTCGATCAATTCCAAAACCAGAAACAAGAGCAAATTGCACAATGATCCATGCATCTAAACTCTccaaaataatcaaaagaagaacGAAAACCCGCAACACAAAACATCACCACGACAccaaaaaatacaaaatcttgaaaaaattaattgcAGAAAACAAATTCCAAATAACGAACAATATCAAgatcaaaaaaaatgataaaatattcaaatattggCGTAATAGAAATACATTATTCAGTAAGATTAACACGAACAAGATTTATATGACTGAAGAATTATGGTTCAGCGTTACTCCTGAACTTATTGCCAAATTCATTTCCAATTACATAAAAGCATGTCTTTCATCATTCTCGCCGAATGAAATGGGGAATAAATACAATGGTTTAACGATTTTGGATGTGTTttgtggtggtggtggtaaTACTATTCAATTCGCTATGGATTTCCCTCGTGTTTATGGTATTGATTCATCTATTGAACATATTTATTGTACTATTAAGAATTCACAAGCTTATAATGTGGATGATAGGATATATCTTAAATGTGGTAAATTAGAGAAGATTATTAAGCGGGACACGTTTGCGAAGGAGAAAATTCATGTGGATTGTGTTTTTGCTTCACCTCCATGGGGTGGACCTGAATATTTAAAGGAAGATACTTACGATTTGGAGAAATCTTTGAAACCATTTGGATTGtataaattattgaagaaatttttccaaatttccaaaaatgttatattgtttttaCCCCGTAATTCAAATTTGTATCAATTGTCCAATACTACTAGGAAATTGTTAGGTCCTGGGGGAAGATGTAAAGTGTTGTATGTTAAAATCAATGGTTATATGAAGGGTATGTTTTGTATATGGGGtgatcaattaataaattatggAGAACAAGTTAGTGGTGATGTAGTTGAGCTAAATACAAAtgatcaaaataaaaacgaagctaataatgatgctagtaatgaaaaagaagaagaagtaaaTTCAAAATCCATTGATGAGGTATATTATGACATTGATGGTTGATTTTACCAGGGGAACAGGTTCATAGATTATGATGGTGATAGCTAAATTATATAGCATAATACATGACGTTACATCATCGGAATGCCTATATCAGAAATAATATAGGATAAAAGTcgttaaaatatttatttatggGTATAGACTGTGCGAgtgaaataatatataatttgaaatgaaagaatatttatGGTATCAAAAAAAGTGGGGCATGGAAAAACGAAACATGAATATGTGTAAAATGATATGGTAACGATGGTaacgatgatgaaaatcaagaatttgatgggaaattcttcttttcgAAAAAGATATGACCATCAGAATaagatttcaatttatttaataaatgacCATTAGAATGTAACTgtttaatatcttttgaaagaccattattaatgattGAAACCccattaatgaataaataagGTAAATTAGGTGTGGATGATGCTTTATTTGAAGGTGGTAATAacttatttttcttgatataATTTAGTAATTGATTCCCATTGGAATGTTTTTCCAAATCTACTATTGCTAATTGTGGAGAAATTTCATATTCTATGGATAATAGGTTTTTCAGATATTGAGAATCCCATTCAGATGACTTAATGAACAATACAGCTGGCGAAGTATTTAAGATTTGTTTAAAATTGTCTTCTGCGTTGAATGAAGTTGATGATAATAGATGAACGTTTTGGctatctttcaatttcttgctgttatcattaccatcgttctttttcaatatatgtTCATCTTTTGacaattctttctttatatcTGAAATCTCCTTCCaaactttcaaaagattATCATTTTCCTCAACAGGGTTGTCCGTTTTCATAGATTCTTGAACAGGCTTCGAAAGAAGTGAAGATGGAATGAACTCTTCTTGATTTCCcgaggaagaggaagaggagGATGTTAGAGATGGGAACCCTAAAGAATGTAGTGAGGATTCAAATGTATAATCTGAACTCCATTCAAAGATAAGCAATCCCATTACAGTCAACAGTATTACAGTGATTGAAATTATTCTTGTATTTCTCCTCGACTTGATTTGTTTTGGTATTTTGGTAGTTCCCATTTTGTAATATAAACttgcttttttttcttcgaaCTTTGTGAATATATATGCCTTTGCTGTGTTGTGTGTTGTGTAATATTGTCGCTTCCAACAAACCTAGAGATAAGGTATAAATATATCTCTATATATTACTTGGAGATCTAATAGCACCTATCGGGTGTATCAGTAGTATAAGCTTATATAATAGTAATGGTCTTTCATAATGAGGGAAGGTATCTTTTCCTTTGGACCCGGAAGAGGGAACTATCCGCCTATAACTTTTGGGGGGCGAAGAGACTGCTACATAGGTAGGTAAATTACGTACAGTTGGGGGGGCGGGGGAGATAGATATGCATTACTGAACGAGAAACCACGGACAGACATTGGGAGGGGTAGGAATTTTTTACCCCCCCCAAAAAAAATAGGCCTACCCCACCCGTTTTCAAAACCCAGATGAAAACATTAAGCCCCTACCCCTACCCAAagtaaaaatttcaatccCTTCCCCCAACTCCCATTTATAGAAtgttgaatatatattaatatagTCTCTCTTACTAGTcatcataaaaatattttggttATTTATCTGTACCCCCAGTTTTACCCCCCAAATCTTCGGTTTTACCCCCGCTGGACCTTAATTGGAGACCCTCTAGCCCGGCCTTTACCCCCGAAATTTTAATCCAACCCGGCCCCCTACCCAATCCCTCCCCCAATTTGGCTATCAAAGAAAGTCCCCCACTTTATTGTCATGTCTAGGTCTTACCTTATCCCACGGCTATCCTTAGGCTTTAGGAGATCTACTACGGACTACTGTACATATTTTAATCTGCCAGGTTAAAAGATCGAGATATTTTGCGGGAAGCTAATTAATTGTTTCCAACTATTTGTTAACTAAAGCTCTCCTTCAGAAttgacaaaaaaattacttgAACTTAACAAAATCCTTCTCGTTGGCCATTTTATTACacacatacatatatactTTCTTCTTGTGCTGACTTAGGATAAACTTTGAACTCGTTGgagaaagaaatattacCATCCTCATTAAAGGTTTTAACcatattatttacattAATATTCGTATTATGTATAATTCAAGTTTATTGTGTagtcttttttttttcacttttcaaaattaacAAAACAAGAATTGGTTGGAAGAATTTCAGATCTTTTCATGAAGTGGCTTCACAGAAGTTGAATCAAACGCTTGATAACCAGGGGGAAATATGTTATTTGATGACTATCTCCTTAAGAATGCCTAAAAAGAATCGGTTGATCAACAAGTATTGCAATTGTAATATTCTGTTCTATTCTTTCATGTCAATAAATCAAGTAAATTAACAACACTTCGTTTTTAATCCGCAAAGTCCGAAATTCAGACTCTGTAACGTACAAGTTGATGGAACAGACGAACAGAGGTGCATTTATTTCAGACAATTCACCAGGGTTTATACCCTAGGAATACATCTTGAAGTGATACAATAATTCTTAAAGATATATAGACATTCAGACAGCTGGGCAATTCCATATTTGTGTTCACAATTCCCTTCgatactttttttttaataaatgaattgttTTTTAATATGTAATTATTAATAACGTCCACAAAGTTTGGTATATTTATGACCCATATCTTTTATGAAGTTAGTATAATCgaaattatttctattattattacacTGGCTTTAGTTCACAAAACAAGTAAAGCGCTCTTTGAAATATACATCAAATGGAAATtatcttgtttttttaCCTTAGAAGAAAGGGTAAATACAAATGTTATAAAAAGGTAGGCTTCccatatttcaataaatgtCAAAAGTATTAATTGCCAATAAAttaaatcttttttttaaaggCGACATCCAGTTCCAGATATataaaattccaaaaagaATGTCGCTTTGAgttcaaataatttttgtctTTGCATATAAATACGACTCTTTCGTCGTTAGTTTAATTCCCTTTCTACTGGAAGCAGCTAGATGGTATTGGCGATAAAAATTTCCTATGTCTTTATATAATAGACACAAAAAActttggaaaaataaaattaatcaCCTTTTTCTTGACGCACTGGAAAATTAACTTCTTCATTCTGTATACTTAGTGCATAGTCTACGTATTGTCTTCCTCTAAGTAAGTAAGAGAATGAACCAGTGTCTATTTGAAacaggaaaaaaaaagggaTACTCTTGTTTTTTCCTCTACGTCTGTTTATTAGCTATCgttagtttttttttcccGTCCGAACTCCGGCTGAAGAATTGACGTAGGGAAAAGGTTAAAGGATTTACAATTCGAACAAAGCTGCATGGTAAAGGGATCTTCGGAAACTTACCAACttggaagaaaagaaagacgAAAATCATATCTTCTAGAAGGAACGAAACTAGAAACGTTAAGGGAAAATGAGCAGTAATAATCAGTGAGCGCCGATAAAAAAAGTGATTTACGAAATTGGCAGACGACTGGATCAGTAACCAAGAGTTGCAGCATATCTTATGCTGCATGcataataaaaatgcaGGTTGACAATGCAAATTGACGAAGTCAAAGCGACAATTATGTCTTTAGGAGTTTTATTgcataatatattatcgtCGTTATTGTGTACATCTGTCGTTTGGTCTTCAATATCGAAATTGAGCTTCCCTTGTTCGTGAAGATTTTAACAGACACTTCCCATGCAAAGCACCTTACGTAAAGAATACATATAGGATCGAAGATCCATTTCATGGGATTTTATGACAGAAAAAGTTATTTCGAAATACAAAGC
This window encodes:
- the AIM44 gene encoding Aim44p (similar to Saccharomyces cerevisiae YPL158C; ancestral locus Anc_8.681), which codes for MSMIIRTPTRTKTKSFKGEQMGFKFPSNENLPKIVTSPKNEYDLNNHHLLNDNLALHDNNSNEDDNLSQIKSDYTFSTNTNSNTNTNTYSSSSNGYYSFANISDNTTTSPKLFPVSNTSNSHSKHLAAEKLPPSSISYFSSSSPSFKKYVSTNPSVSTNCTTDVTKRSTLYSIPTADNISYAIVSATSSESSSIDKLSTNNINRNHSSASSNTSTFSSTSYHSLSKEQTNLRRVPTIKQVPSISSNGTLSSPTKKSSKKKISQIQSPKKVKQKLSSPTTAISPSQKKTLPKSHHTTTKTRNPTSKSSKSSLKRSNAIRCKGGLLYYFTMIGIKLKKTLKKLRFMIRSKLFNKNKNKNKNKKYVSSTSNMKSNIKSPLINTKKTTNKNIQLKTHSRVSTNKNFSPETSHLKRTNGYVTNLQKRSSSITPSPSIKNINKIISSPTSPIIQNPITNRNNNNTTSLRRTASSIRRAASTLHSSTATPSHSIITSPRLNQQQQITRNNTTQSRFIRNRTNIATTTPQLSSSASLNSNVIRQPSIVVKNKVIPLSSHHQHNTIHEEPDNEQDEDEYDDEYIIDINSMNVLSEIEEDNNSDSGMEDSKEQLQDVIGQYLRYVITKRIMLRYQISKFEQEQTYSSSSNTVMSPLLYGIQEESEEEEEEEEEEEDDFVSIMSSSNGSQLMENETDESDTEELDEKLNYHHQVSTTNFNTLPPLTTMNNVFHNVSMSSSLLSVPVTTVKRSLTLPVGMKI
- the TGS1 gene encoding RNA methyltransferase (similar to Saccharomyces cerevisiae TGS1 (YPL157W); ancestral locus Anc_8.680), translating into MIHASKLSKIIKRRTKTRNTKHHHDTKKYKILKKLIAENKFQITNNIKIKKNDKIFKYWRNRNTLFSKINTNKIYMTEELWFSVTPELIAKFISNYIKACLSSFSPNEMGNKYNGLTILDVFCGGGGNTIQFAMDFPRVYGIDSSIEHIYCTIKNSQAYNVDDRIYLKCGKLEKIIKRDTFAKEKIHVDCVFASPPWGGPEYLKEDTYDLEKSLKPFGLYKLLKKFFQISKNVILFLPRNSNLYQLSNTTRKLLGPGGRCKVLYVKINGYMKGMFCIWGDQLINYGEQVSGDVVELNTNDQNKNEANNDASNEKEEEVNSKSIDEVYYDIDG
- the PRM4 gene encoding pheromone-regulated protein PRM4 (similar to Saccharomyces cerevisiae PRM4 (YPL156C); ancestral locus Anc_8.679) gives rise to the protein MGTTKIPKQIKSRRNTRIISITVILLTVMGLLIFEWSSDYTFESSLHSLGFPSLTSSSSSSSGNQEEFIPSSLLSKPVQESMKTDNPVEENDNLLKVWKEISDIKKELSKDEHILKKNDGNDNSKKLKDSQNVHLLSSTSFNAEDNFKQILNTSPAVLFIKSSEWDSQYLKNLLSIEYEISPQLAIVDLEKHSNGNQLLNYIKKNKLLPPSNKASSTPNLPYLFINGVSIINNGLSKDIKQLHSNGHLLNKLKSYSDGHIFFEKKNFPSNS